GGCGCGTTGGGCCTCAAGGAACTTGTCGCGCAAGTGCAGGGCCGCTATCCGGAGTTCACGCGCCGGGGGCTGGAGACGGCGGCGTCGCGGGCCGGCGTCGTCTACACGATCGGCTACGAGGGGCGCTCGGCGGATTCGTTCTTCGACCGTCTCCTGCGCGCCGGCGTGCGGCGGATCGTGGACGTGCGCCGCAACCCCTATTCGCGGAAGGGCGGCTTCTCCAAGGCGCCGCTGCAGCTCTTCGGGCGGCGGCTCGGAATCGGCTACACGCACCTGCCGGAGTTGGGGATCGCGTCGGCGGAGCGCGCGAACCTCTCCAGCGCGGCCGACTACGACGCGTTGTTCGAACGCTACGAAAGGACGACGCTTCGCGAGGCGGCGGAGGCGATCGACGGCGTGGCGCGGCTGCAGTCCGCGGAGCCCGCGGCGCTTCTGTGCTTCGAGGCCGACCCGGCGCGCTGCCACCGCGGGCGGCTGGCGAAGGCCGTGGCCGCGGCGAGCGGCATGCCGATCGTGCACCTGTAGCGGCGCGGCGGAACGGCGAATCGTCGGCGCGACTTGGTTCGCGGCGCTAGAAGAGACTCGCCTGAAGGTCCCTCTTCGGGCGCATGTAGCCGAGGACCATGAACGCCGCGGGGTGGCGGAGCTGGTTTCCGACGAAGAAGAGGACATCGTTAGTCGGGGCGCAGATGTCGTCGAGCCAACGCTCGCGGATCTTGCGCAGGGCGCCGGCTTCATCGCCCTCGCGCGCGAGCCGCCTGTAGAGTTGGCCGAGTTCCCAGTCGACGATGCTGCAACGATGCGGCTGCGCCGCCCGGCAGTCTTCGCAGCGGAAGACGTAATGAAACTTGTAGGGGATCTTCTCCAGCGGCGCGGTCGACGTCCCTCCGAAGAGCCGAGCCTGAGCGAGCTTCTGCCGCTCCTCCTCCGACCAGGCGCGGGCCGTCGGTTCGTACGTGAGGTCAAGGACCTCCATCGGCCGGAGCAGCCCCAGAGACGTCCCCCGCTCCTTCTGCGCCTTCTGGATGGCGCACAGCGAGGGCGCCGACATCCCCTCCACCAGCGCGAGGCGCTTCCGCCAGTTGTCGTCGGAGCTGACGAATTCGCGCAGACGGAGCGTTTCAAGCTCGGGGACGAAGCTCTCGGGGCGGTGGTCGCTTCGGCGCCTGTGAACGCGGACTGTGATCCACTGCCACTTCTTGAACTGATCAGGCTCATCGAGGCCGCGGAACGGCACGGGGTAGAGACGAACGAAGCGGCGATCCCGCGTCACGCCAGCCGTGCAGACGCTCTCGCCCAGCGCGAAGCTCGGCGTGGGATAGGCCTTGACGGTGACGAGAACGTCGAGCGTTTCGCTTGGTTGCCGGTTCATGCCGCGCCCCCCGAGCGGTCCGTCCGAGGCCGCGCGCCACAGTCGGCGGGCGGGGCGGACGAATGCCGCGCCGCGGAGACGCCCCCCGGACGTGCCCGCAAGGGGAGTCTACCGTAGCGGCGCGGGGGGCGTCAGCGGACCGTTGCTGGAGCGGGACGCGCTCTCCCCGACGCGCGTCAGCAGTCCAGCGCCTGCAGCGAGAGCTTCTTGTTGTAGGTCCGCTCGAAGAACGGCTGGGTCTGCTCGATCCAGGCCTCCTCGAGCAGCGCGAGCTCGCCGTCGAGGTCGAAGGCCGGGTCGTCCTTCACCTCGATCTCGTCCACCACCTCGAACTTGAACGCCTCCGCGCCGTACTGGTCCCAGTCGGCTTGGAGCGCCGCGTTGCGGTGCTTGCCGATGTTCAGCTCGAAGCGGTGGCGGTTGAGCGGGCCGGCGAGGTTGCGCGCGGCGCCGAGCAGCGCGCGGCCGGTGACGGTGTTGAGGATGCGGTAGATCCCCGCCTTGCGCGGGGCTTCCTTGTACTGGCGCTTCAGTTCGGCGCGCGTGGACATCGTCGGCTCCTCCGTCGCGGCCCGGCGGTACTCGCCGTTCCGACGGGTCATCATTCCTTCGTCGATCAGCATGCGGCGGATCGTGCAGTAGTCGGCGCAGAGCGTCTTGATCCGCTCGTCCACCTCCCGCTCGGCGTAGACGCGCCCCGGCTCGAACTTCTCCAGGACCTCCTCGAGGATCACCAGCCGCTTGCGCCACTGCTTGGGGATCCGCTCGAGGAAGCCGTTCCGGAAGTACGCCTTGCGCACCTGCTCGCGCATCCGCAGCAGGCGGCGCCGCTCCGGGCTGTCCTCCGCGGCGGGGAGGGCGACGAGCTCGCGCAGCCGCTTGGCGAAC
The genomic region above belongs to bacterium and contains:
- a CDS encoding DUF488 domain-containing protein, which produces MLNRQRVVVEFLLRASGPLSKLHLAELLFLCAREANAAEAMPFYDFFPHHVGPYSFSLEHDLRDLAAQGLVAIDGGRVSADGGVQARMTVSRLSNAQQIPARLTLHTYGALGLKELVAQVQGRYPEFTRRGLETAASRAGVVYTIGYEGRSADSFFDRLLRAGVRRIVDVRRNPYSRKGGFSKAPLQLFGRRLGIGYTHLPELGIASAERANLSSAADYDALFERYERTTLREAAEAIDGVARLQSAEPAALLCFEADPARCHRGRLAKAVAAASGMPIVHL
- a CDS encoding metalloregulator ArsR/SmtB family transcription factor, whose protein sequence is MFKALADPTRLQVVNALLERPHCAEELSGRLRRAPSTISFHLRKLEEAGLVAKTKSQYYLVYELRTDLFAKRLRELVALPAAEDSPERRRLLRMREQVRKAYFRNGFLERIPKQWRKRLVILEEVLEKFEPGRVYAEREVDERIKTLCADYCTIRRMLIDEGMMTRRNGEYRRAATEEPTMSTRAELKRQYKEAPRKAGIYRILNTVTGRALLGAARNLAGPLNRHRFELNIGKHRNAALQADWDQYGAEAFKFEVVDEIEVKDDPAFDLDGELALLEEAWIEQTQPFFERTYNKKLSLQALDC